In the genome of Thermus sp. LT1-2-5, one region contains:
- a CDS encoding response regulator transcription factor: MEPPLILIVEDEKDIARFIELELQAEGYRTEVAHDGITGLSRFREVNPNLVILDLMLPVMDGIEVAKRIRKTSNVPILILTAKDRVEDKVEGLDAGADDYLVKPFSIEELLARVRAHLRRVSPAITGEIRVADLIINVEGREVFRAGRRIELSNKEFELLELLAKNPGKVFSRYEIEEKVWPGYQGGSNVVDVYIGYLRKKLEAGGERRLIHTVRGVGYVLRED, translated from the coding sequence ATGGAACCCCCCCTGATCCTCATCGTGGAGGACGAGAAGGACATCGCCCGCTTCATAGAACTGGAACTCCAGGCGGAGGGCTACCGCACCGAGGTGGCCCACGACGGGATCACCGGCCTTTCCCGCTTCCGCGAGGTAAACCCCAACCTGGTGATCCTGGACCTAATGCTTCCCGTCATGGACGGGATTGAGGTGGCCAAGCGCATCCGCAAGACCTCCAATGTGCCCATCCTGATCCTCACCGCCAAGGACCGGGTGGAGGACAAGGTGGAGGGCCTGGACGCCGGGGCGGACGACTACCTGGTAAAGCCCTTCTCCATAGAAGAGCTCCTGGCCCGGGTGCGGGCCCACCTGCGCCGGGTAAGCCCGGCCATCACCGGGGAGATCCGGGTGGCGGACCTCATCATCAACGTGGAGGGGCGGGAGGTCTTCCGCGCCGGGCGGCGCATAGAGCTTTCCAACAAGGAGTTTGAGCTCCTGGAGCTTCTCGCCAAAAACCCGGGCAAGGTCTTTAGCCGCTACGAGATCGAGGAGAAGGTCTGGCCAGGCTACCAGGGCGGGAGCAACGTGGTGGACGTGTACATCGGCTACCTGCGCAAGAAGCTGGAGGCGGGTGGGGAGCGCCGCCTCATCCACACGGTGCGGGGCGTGGGGTACGTCTTAAGGGAGGACTAA
- a CDS encoding hemolysin III family protein, with protein MVREPFNALSHALGVPFALLGSLLLLLLAPKEAWGGVLLFGLTMALMFGASALYHALKVEERALAWLRRLDHAAIFLFIAGSYTPFLLEGLREGPKAFALGLVWGLALLGVGFRLFFLKAPRWLYTLAYLGLGWLSVLFLPRLDLPLSTFALMALAGAFYTLGALVYGLKRPNPWPHRVGFHGLWHLLVLLGSLFMYLAVLSLYT; from the coding sequence ATGGTCCGCGAGCCGTTCAACGCCTTGAGCCACGCCTTGGGTGTGCCGTTTGCCCTTTTGGGTAGCCTCCTTCTCCTCCTTTTGGCCCCCAAGGAGGCCTGGGGCGGCGTTCTCCTCTTCGGCCTCACCATGGCCCTGATGTTCGGCGCAAGCGCCCTCTACCACGCCTTAAAGGTGGAGGAAAGGGCCCTGGCCTGGCTGAGGCGGCTGGACCATGCCGCCATCTTCCTCTTTATCGCCGGGAGCTATACCCCCTTTTTGCTAGAGGGCTTGCGGGAAGGCCCCAAGGCCTTTGCCCTGGGCCTCGTTTGGGGGCTAGCCCTTTTGGGCGTGGGCTTCCGCCTTTTCTTCCTCAAAGCCCCCCGCTGGCTGTACACCCTGGCCTACCTGGGCCTGGGATGGCTTTCCGTCCTTTTCCTGCCCCGCCTTGACCTGCCCCTTTCCACCTTCGCCCTCATGGCCCTGGCAGGGGCCTTCTACACCCTGGGGGCCTTGGTCTACGGGCTCAAACGCCCCAACCCCTGGCCGCACCGGGTGGGCTTCCACGGGCTTTGGCACCTCCTGGTGCTTTTGGGAAGCCTCTTCATGTACCTGGCGGTCCTCAGCCTCTACACCTAG